The Candidatus Thermokryptus mobilis nucleotide sequence CCGATCTATTTTAAATTGCAGAGGACATTGATCTGGAAAATTGGTGCCCTTTTTTACATTTTCAGCGGTATCGCGCTTTGGGGTCTTTTCACTTCAATTTCACACATCGCCAGTTTAGTGGAAGAATTAAAAAATGGTGCAAAAATTCTAAGAACTTTAAGTTTTTACCTGTTGATAGAACCGTTGATTTATTTGACGCTCGTCTCGTTTGAGGTCCTGCCATCTTGGCTTTTCAAAGCAAGATTTGTGATGTCGTTTATAAGCGTTTTGCTCGCAATTTTCATCGTTTCATTCACGCTAAATCTGTCAATAAAACATCTTCCAAAAATTATTGCAGGCATAGAGACATTTTATACAGGCAGAATAAAACCCTTATCCATTCGCAAGCTTAGGTCCCTTATCTTAATCTTACTCCCATTTATCGCTGTGCTTTTAATCTTACAAACAATCCTGATCAAAAACTACATAAAATATGAGGTGGAACGATATGCCCTGGAAAAATCAAAACTTTTGAAAACATTGGCAAATTCAATTGAATTTTCGCTTGAAAATAATTTCAAAATCCTTGAAGAGCTCTCCAACGATAAAGATATCATAGAGATTAACATCCCATCGCTTCAATCAAAATATGCAAGAGCTTTCCAGCGTTTCCCAAGTTACATTGGAAATGTCAGCAGAGTTGATGAAAAAGGAATTTTAAGATACACATTCCCACCGGATCCGAAAGCAATTGGAAGAGACATAAGCTATCAAGCACACATAAAAAAATTTTTAATTGAAAAGAAGCCGTTCGTAAGCGAGGTGTTCAGATCTGTCCAGGGGTATGATGCGGTGGCATTGGGTCAGCCGGTTTTTGATATCAGAGGCAATTTTAAAGGTAATGTCTCCTGCTTGATTGATGTCAAGAAGATGCTTGAGCACTTTTCAAAACTTGCTGGTGAAGGTCTGGATCAGTTTTATGTTTTCAACCTAAACAATCAAAAAATTCTTTACTCAAACGATTTAAGTTCAATCGGGCAAAACTTTTTTGAGGTCGCAAATAAATTTGTCAGGGCTGATATTAAAAAAGATGAATTAATTTCAAGCTTTGAAAATGAAACCGCCAATGGAAAGGCAATTGAAGGAAGACATAAGTGGCTTAGAAAAATCAAGTTCGCGCTTTCATTTGCAAAAATTGAATTGCTTAAAAATGATACCGAAACATGGGTTTTTGTCAATCTAATTGACGAGGTAACGGTACTTCGGAAAACATTTTATCATTTTCAACTTTATTATGTGCTTTTCTTCGCTTCAATTTTAATTTTCCTCTACCTTTATCTTACGAACATCAATTCAATAAGATATACCTTCAACCTTGAGGAGGAAATAAACAAACAGGCGGAGGAGATAATTCAATCCGAAAGGAAATACCGTGAGCTTGCTGAAAATCCGCTCGTTGGTCTCGCAATTTACGATGAGAACGGTTTCATATTTGTCAACAGGCGACTTTGTGAGATGTTTGGTTATGAGCCAGATGAATTTATGAATTTAACCCCAACTGATATAATCCATCCTGAGGATAAAGAGAAGTGGATTCAAAGAGCTATAGGTTTACTTCGCGGTGGGTATGCACCTGAAAAGGCAACTTACAGAGCTATAACAAAAAACGGCGATGTACTTTATCTGACTTGCTACTCAAAACGAATAATTCATCAACATAAGCCAGCGGTTCAAACTGTTATTTTTGACAGCACGAAGGAAAAACTACAAGAGGACATGTTAAAACACTTACAGAGGGTGGAATCAATAGGGACTTTCACGATGGGAATAGCGCATGATTTCAACAACATACTTCAAATTATAATTGCTTCAGCGCAGATGATTGATTTCAAAGTTTCAAGGGGGAATATAAAGCCGGAGGAGTTGAAGAAATACATAGACAATATAATTTCAATTTCAAACCGAGGTGCTGAACTTATAAAGCGACTTAAAATTTTCACACGAAAGGAAATCCCAGGTGCGGAAGTTTTAGACCTTGACCAAATGATATCTGAAACACTTAACATCATAAAAATGCCTCTGCCGGAGTTCATTGATATTGATGTTAAACTTAATGCCAAGGGTTCAAAAGTTTTTGCCTTAAAAACAGAGATTCAACAGGCGCTGTTAAACATAGTTTTAAACTCAAAGGATGCGATAATTGAGAAAATGAAAAAGGGTTTGTTAAACTCACAAGGTAAGATAATCGTTGAAACGAGAATAAGGGAAATTTCAACGGAAGAGGCAGAGGTATTCAAAGTCAAGCCAGGTAAATATGCCTGCGTAAGGGTCATTGACAATGGAATTGGGATGGATGAGAAGACAAAAGTGAGAGTTTTTGAGCCATTTTTCACGACAAAACAACCCGAAATTGGGACAGGTCTCGGGATGCCGACGGTTTTCGGAATCGTTGTATCGCACGGCGGTTTCATAACGCTTGATTCAAAACTTGGAGAAGGGACAACTGTTGAAATTTGCTTGCCCGTTTATGAAAAAGAAGCACCTAAATTAGAAACAGAAAAAACTAAAGTTGAGGAGCAAAAGAAAAATATAATGCTTATCTCGGAAAACAGAGAACTGAAAAATGAAGTCAGACGAGTTCTTGAAGGAATAGGGTTTGATGTTATCTTCGCCGATGATAGGGTTTCCGCATTTAAAATTTTAAGCGAGAATTCAGATAAAATTTCATTTGTCCTGATTGATTCAAAAACTCCGAGATTACATTTAAGAGAAGTCATAGCGGAGTTAAAAATCGTAAAGCCAGATATAAGGGTCGTTTTGCTCTACTCAACACCTGAGAGCGTCGGGTTGGAAAACATTGAAGTAATTGAAAATCCCGACGAGCTCATTAAAATTTTTTCTTCAATAAAGCCAACCTCATAGATATATGCCGAAAGTGTATGAGTTTGAAATTCCAAACTGTAAAAACTTCACCGGTTATAAACCTTGTTATCCTTATGTCAAGTGTCATGAGACGGGATGCGTTGACCCGAGACCATTTGGCGTCAAAATTCTCATCATAAACCTTGACGCTATGGGAAATGTCCTTTTGACGACTTCAATTTTACCAGCGATAAAGAGAAAATACCCTGAAAGTTCAATTTACTGGCTTACGCTCAAAAACACACATCGCTTACTTGACAACAACCCCTATCTTGATGAGGTTTTCACCTGGGACCCAGAGACATGGCTTATACTTGAAAATATGAAATTTGACATAGTGATGAATGTTGATAAATCAAGAAGATCGGCAAGTTTAACGATGAAATTAAACGCCGATAAAAAGCTCGGCTATGGGATGAACGAACACGGTCAGATTATACCATTGAATCAATCCGCATCTTACGATTATCGTCTTGGGCTGGATGATGAGTTAAAGTTCAAATTAAATCAAAAGACGAGACAGGAAATTTTGTGTGAGATGTTTGAGCTTGAATATAAAAGAGATGAGTATGTTCTTGTTCTGACGGATGAGGAGAGGAAATTTTCCGAGGAATATAAGAGTAGGGTTGGAATAAAAGAAGGGGAGCTTGTTGTTGGATTCAACACTGGCTGTTCTCCGCTTTATCCGAATAAAAAAATGACGATTGAACAACATGTTGAGTTGATAAAGCGGTTATCAAAATATGATGACATTAAGCTTGTCTTGCTTGGTGGTCCAGAAGATACGGAGAGGAATGAAGAAATTTTCAGGCGTTCAATTCAAATTGATGGCGTTGCTGGGAAATTAATTAACACTCCAACAACCGAAGGGATAAGGCGTGGGATTTGTTACGAGAACATTTGCGACATCGTGATAACTGGCGATTCTTACGGCATGCATCTTGCAATAGCGTTGAAGAAATTTACGATAGCTTGGTTTGGTTTAAGTTCTTGGACCGAAATAGACCTCTATGATAGAGGTGTCAAGTTAATCCCCGAGGGACTTGAATGTGCGCCTTGCTGGAAAAAGGTTTGTCCATACAACCTTGAATGTATTCAAATGATAGACCTTGACAGGATTGAGAAAATAGTTGTTGAGTACAAGGAAAAAATTTTTACGAGGATTTGATAAGTTTGACAAGTTTGGCAAAATTTATTAAATTTTTATCGGTTAAAAATTTCGGGACGTAGCGCAGCCTGGTTAGCGCGCTTGCTTGGGGTGCAAGAGGTCGCCGGTTCAAATCCGGCCGTCCCGACTAAACTTAAAAAGCACCTTAAAACGAAGAACGGAAAAACTCTCGCCAAAGCACCTCTTTCCGAAATTAGGGCATTTAAAAAAGCTAAATCAAGATATTATGAACCTAGTCATCGGTTCTCTAAAGAACATTTTTGAAGACGCTTTAATAGCAGCTTCAACTGATGAACCAGTTCTAATCCTCGGGGAAACAGGAACCGGTAAAGAGGTGCTTGCGAGATTTATCCACCAAAATTCAAATAGAAAGGACAAAATTTTCATCCCGATAAATTGTTCAGCCATTCCACCTAATTTACTTGAAAGCGAACTTTTCGGCTATAAAAAGGGCTCATTCACCGGGGCGGAAAAAGATAAAAAAGGAATACTTGAAGAAGCTGATGGTGGAACCGTATTTCTTGATGAAATTGGGGAACTACCGCTTGAATCCCAAGTAAAAATTTTAAGAGCAATTGAAGAAAGGGAAATAATTCCCATAGGCGACACAAAGCCCAAAAAAATTGATGTTCGTTTCATAGCTTCAACAAATGTTGATTTAAAAGCAAAAGTAGAAAGAGGAGAGTTCAGAAAGGACCTTTATTATCGTCTTTCCGTTTTTGTCTATAAACTTCCACCATTGAGGGATAGAATTTTTGACCTGCCTGAATTTGTCAATTATTTTATCAAATTGTCCGGAAAGAATTCAAAAATTGAAATGCCAGTAATGGAGTTATTTTTCTGCTATCCCTGGCCTGGAAACATCCGTGAGCTAAGAAGTGTCATAATATACGCGCTTGCGAAGTCAAACGGTAGCGATATAAAAATTGAACATCTCCCGGATTATTTGGTTCACTTCTGCAAGCATCCCGAAATTTTGCGGGGGAATAACGCAAAAGAAAAGCTTGAATGCTTTGAGGCATACTTGATCTCAGAGACGCTGAAAGAAAATCCCGACCCAAAAGAAGCTGCAAAGTTGCTTGGCATAAGCTTGCGAACTCTTTATAGAAAGTTGTCCAAATATAAAAATTTTTGAAAAAATCAAGAAAATTTTGGGGAAAAATCAATTTTTTCAAAATCAGGGCAATTTCACCTGCATTTTCTTGCCTTTAAATTCAAGTTTGCTTAAATTTAAACCAAACAAAATAAAAACCTCTAAGGAGTTAAGGAGAATGAAAAAAGGAATTCATCCGCCTTATAAAAAGGCGATAATAGCGTGCGTTTGTGGAAACACATTTGAGACAAGGTCAACCGTTGGCGGAGTTATCAAAGTTGAGATTTGCTCAAATTGTCATCCGTTCTTTACAGGGAAACAAAAACTTGTTGATTCTGCTGGTAGAGTTGAACGCTTTATGAAACGCTATGCGAAACACTATCAGGAGTCAAAAGGCGAATAGCCCTTTAGCAGTTTGGAAGGGATTATTAAAAAAGGGAGGGCGTTCGCCTTCCCTTTTTTGTTTCAATAAACAAAAATAAAAACAAAATCGGAGACAAACTAAAATGCTTGTGATCGTCAAAGAGGATTACGA carries:
- a CDS encoding PAS domain S-box protein, which produces MFFGVKLISQILNFVFSFFPIASLMYLAYKIWEKKRTQSGFSHLLFAFLLTFIAPFQTFLLVFFFEYLYDYEASIATIVFWVGLIFALWGTKKIAENISSGLEEEIKRVIKWVVFISVLLAVVYYVPIYFKLQRTLIWKIGALFYIFSGIALWGLFTSISHIASLVEELKNGAKILRTLSFYLLIEPLIYLTLVSFEVLPSWLFKARFVMSFISVLLAIFIVSFTLNLSIKHLPKIIAGIETFYTGRIKPLSIRKLRSLILILLPFIAVLLILQTILIKNYIKYEVERYALEKSKLLKTLANSIEFSLENNFKILEELSNDKDIIEINIPSLQSKYARAFQRFPSYIGNVSRVDEKGILRYTFPPDPKAIGRDISYQAHIKKFLIEKKPFVSEVFRSVQGYDAVALGQPVFDIRGNFKGNVSCLIDVKKMLEHFSKLAGEGLDQFYVFNLNNQKILYSNDLSSIGQNFFEVANKFVRADIKKDELISSFENETANGKAIEGRHKWLRKIKFALSFAKIELLKNDTETWVFVNLIDEVTVLRKTFYHFQLYYVLFFASILIFLYLYLTNINSIRYTFNLEEEINKQAEEIIQSERKYRELAENPLVGLAIYDENGFIFVNRRLCEMFGYEPDEFMNLTPTDIIHPEDKEKWIQRAIGLLRGGYAPEKATYRAITKNGDVLYLTCYSKRIIHQHKPAVQTVIFDSTKEKLQEDMLKHLQRVESIGTFTMGIAHDFNNILQIIIASAQMIDFKVSRGNIKPEELKKYIDNIISISNRGAELIKRLKIFTRKEIPGAEVLDLDQMISETLNIIKMPLPEFIDIDVKLNAKGSKVFALKTEIQQALLNIVLNSKDAIIEKMKKGLLNSQGKIIVETRIREISTEEAEVFKVKPGKYACVRVIDNGIGMDEKTKVRVFEPFFTTKQPEIGTGLGMPTVFGIVVSHGGFITLDSKLGEGTTVEICLPVYEKEAPKLETEKTKVEEQKKNIMLISENRELKNEVRRVLEGIGFDVIFADDRVSAFKILSENSDKISFVLIDSKTPRLHLREVIAELKIVKPDIRVVLLYSTPESVGLENIEVIENPDELIKIFSSIKPTS
- a CDS encoding glycosyltransferase family 9 protein, which translates into the protein MPKVYEFEIPNCKNFTGYKPCYPYVKCHETGCVDPRPFGVKILIINLDAMGNVLLTTSILPAIKRKYPESSIYWLTLKNTHRLLDNNPYLDEVFTWDPETWLILENMKFDIVMNVDKSRRSASLTMKLNADKKLGYGMNEHGQIIPLNQSASYDYRLGLDDELKFKLNQKTRQEILCEMFELEYKRDEYVLVLTDEERKFSEEYKSRVGIKEGELVVGFNTGCSPLYPNKKMTIEQHVELIKRLSKYDDIKLVLLGGPEDTERNEEIFRRSIQIDGVAGKLINTPTTEGIRRGICYENICDIVITGDSYGMHLAIALKKFTIAWFGLSSWTEIDLYDRGVKLIPEGLECAPCWKKVCPYNLECIQMIDLDRIEKIVVEYKEKIFTRI
- a CDS encoding sigma-54 interaction domain-containing protein, whose translation is MNLVIGSLKNIFEDALIAASTDEPVLILGETGTGKEVLARFIHQNSNRKDKIFIPINCSAIPPNLLESELFGYKKGSFTGAEKDKKGILEEADGGTVFLDEIGELPLESQVKILRAIEEREIIPIGDTKPKKIDVRFIASTNVDLKAKVERGEFRKDLYYRLSVFVYKLPPLRDRIFDLPEFVNYFIKLSGKNSKIEMPVMELFFCYPWPGNIRELRSVIIYALAKSNGSDIKIEHLPDYLVHFCKHPEILRGNNAKEKLECFEAYLISETLKENPDPKEAAKLLGISLRTLYRKLSKYKNF
- the rpmE gene encoding 50S ribosomal protein L31, with product MKKGIHPPYKKAIIACVCGNTFETRSTVGGVIKVEICSNCHPFFTGKQKLVDSAGRVERFMKRYAKHYQESKGE